TTATCACCATCGGTAATGTAATCAATTTCACCAATAATGGGCATATCATCCGTGCTTACTACTTTTTTATTTAACGCAACATTTTTGGTGCCTTCCGGAGCTAAAAAAGGAGGGCGAGGTTTACCTAGAGGTTTTTCTAATTTATCGATTGTCATATTTGTTGGTGTTCCAACGAACATAGCTTTTGGAAGATCAATTTTTATTGGAACCATTTTTTGAGAAAAAACATTTGTTGTAAAAATTCCCAAAAACAAAGCAAGATAAAGTATTATACTTAATTTGTTTTGTTTAATTAACATTTGTACTCCGATTTTTATTTTTTTAAAAATTTAATTCGATTTTGATTTCAATAATCCAATAAGTAAAACTAATAAAATAAATAAGACTAAAGCAGAATATCTATGAATTTCTAACAAAATATTTTGCCCTTCTGTTCCAAAAATTGGGAACATGCTTATTATTATTGAAATAATTGTAGGGAGTGAAAAAAAAGTGAAAAGCCAAAATATTAGTTTTTGATAACCGATTTTATTTAATTTGACTGATTTTAAATTACTTAGTTCAATTTTATTTTGTAAATCTTTTCCCTCAAATTTATTTTGATGCGAATACAAAATAATCACCAATGCCAATGATAAAGCAAAAAATGGCGCAGCGGTAGCATGAATTAAAAGAAAAATTCCGGTAAGATTTCCACCAATAATTAAAGAAGGTATAAATGCTGAAATTGCTAATACCAAAAAAAGTGAAGTTGTGAGTAAAAATAAAATATTTTTAATTATAAATATTTTTTCGCTTAAAATCTTTTTCTTAAATTCAGCAATATTTTTGATTGAGTTTTTAAAATCTGAAAAAAATTTTTGAATTATTTCAACAATAGAAAATCCATTCTTCTTTCCAAAATTATAAAGCCAAAATATTGAACTAGTAATTCCAATAAATAATAAAATTCGAAACATAAAATTTTCTAAACTCCTTCAGAATTATTAGAAAGGAAGAATTTTGAAATTGATTTGAATCCGCTAAACGAATATCCTATAAATACAATCAAAATAACAAATGCCGAAAAGATTATGATATATTTAAGCAATGGTCTAAAGTAAAAAGTAAGTGAAAAAAGTGATTGATAAATTTCACTATTATTTTGAAAACGGCTTATAGATAAAGTTTTATTATTTTCTTTAAATAAAGAACTTTCTACAAATACATCGCTTGTGAAAAATGCTGAATTAACTGAATGACAATCCACACAACCGTTTACACCAAGTGCTTGCGAAGCTGGTCTAACCGAGTGAGAAATTTTCCATGAATAACCTAATTCATTATAATCTTGGCTTGCGAGTGATTTTTCTTTAACATAAAAAAACTTTCCTCCGGAAATTAATGCCGGTTGCCCATTAAAAATTTTCATACTTTTAATCGAATCTAAAATTGAAATTACAATACTATCTTTTACATTTGGCCAAACTCCAAAATTAAATAATGAGTCAAATCCAAGCATTGGTCTAATATTTTGTTCTACAAATTCAATTGGAAATGGAATAATATTTTCGGTACTATCTTTGTATCCCCAAAAAGATGGGAAAATTAAATTTCTTGGTTCTATTTTGTCTGAATTATTTTCTGTATAAACATTTGTAAAAATATGAGGGAAAACATCCGGTTCTTTATTTGTTCCATGCATTCCTAAAAAATGTGCTCTGGATGTTTTAATCATTTCCGGTTTGTCTGTTGGAAGTTTACCAGAATGGCAAACCGTACAAGTCAATCTTTCAAAATGAACTGCGGGAATTCCTAAATGTTGTGGAATTGGAGCTCCTAAATTTCCGTTTGTAGGGGTACCATTTTCTGAATTCGGTATATGACATCCTTCACATGTAAAAGTCTTTGAGTTAGCTAATTTATCATCAGCAGTTCCTTTTATCATATTATGATCAACACCATTTCTATGACAATCAACACATTTCAGTCCAGCTTTCAGATGAACATCTTCTTCATTTTTCCAATTTGCATGAAGATTTTGATCAGCTATTATTGACGAATGGCAATAGTAACAATTATCATTTGGAATATTTTTTGTTACATTGAAATAAACTTTATTTGCAGAATTAAATTTATCTTTATCATACTTTAATGTTGGCGGAACCGAAGATCTTTGATCAATTGTTTGCACAGTTGTTAAATTGTAAATATCATAATTATTAGGCATTTTTGATGCATTACCTTTAAATTCCGCAAAACTTGTACTTGCAACTGCTGCCCATTTAAAATTTTGTTTTCTAATATTAGAAGCATATTCTGCTTGATCATAAAACGGATCGGCATCATGACAAATTAAACAATTGACTTCAAGTTTTCCGGAAACATTCCAGCGCAAAAAATCTTTAGGATTTTCTAAACTGTCAAATTCACTAATATCACCGCCGGCATAATATGGACCAAATCTGAATAAAAATTGAATTGGTGAAAGTTCAACATCATCCGGAGAAAAAGTTCCATTTTGTTTTTTATAAGATAGTGGCAAAATTGTTAATGTTGTGGGGTCTGTATAAATCCATGGTTCGCTATTTTCAGATTTGTTATTATTTGTATCATGAAAGTTAAAATGAAATCCATCACTAATTTTTTCATAATTATGACATTCATTACCACAAGTTTTTTTTGTAGAAAAGGGGATTGCATATTCATAATTTGGATCAATTATATTTCCATCTGAATCCAATAAATTTAGTAAATGAACTGGATGAATTTTACTGCCATCATTTACATCACCAACTTTTCTATCTTGACTAAAATTAATTGTTAAAAATAAAATTGAGAATCCAATAAAAAATTTTCCAAAAATTCTGAAGTTATATTTCATAATAATCTAGATTTTAAATTCGGATGGATTAAAATTAATTTCTCTTTTTGCTTGAATTGCATCATTAACTTTTAAAACCGCAACTGCTGTTTCATAACCAACTTCTACGGGACAGTTTAAAGTATCTTTACCACGAATTGTATTGAAGAAATTTTCTAAATGCGGTTTATGATACGGATCATTAAATTGAATAGGCAATGAATATTTTGGAGGAGCTGCTGTTTCTCGAACATCTAAAATTGCTGCTGTATTTTCTTTTTTTGGTTCTTCTTTTGGTGCATCAAGAAATCTTTTTGTAACCCATTGATCCCAAAGCGGCGCGTTAGCTTCTTTGTATACACCAACTCTTCCGGCTGATTCAGAAATTGTTAATGCTCCTTGATCACCCATAAAAGTTTCAAAATATCCTTGATTACTATTTGTTGTAATTGTTTGATAAAATGCACGTACAATACCACTTGGAGTATTATATTTAAATGTTGCTAAAACTGTATCATACCATTCGTGAGTACTCTTTTCATAATAATCGGTTCCACCGCTTGCCATAACAGAAGTTGGTGGAACACCAATAAACCAAGTATAAATATCAATTTGATGAGAACCTAAATCAACAATTGGACCACCGCCTAATTTTTTATACCATCTCCAATTTCTATGTTCTTGCATATTTTTATAACCATATTTGCTTAAAATATGTTGAGGGATAGGAAATTTTTGAGGCCAGCCATTGTCCGGCTGTACAGATCTGTTCCATTGACCATTAACGGTTGTGATTTTTCCTAACAGCTTTGCATCTTTTATTAGATTATTATATGAATGCAAATAATATGGATTGCTTCTTCGCTGATGCCCAACTTGAACAATTTTCCCGGTTCTTTTTTGCGCATGAACAATTTGACGCGCACCTTCCAAAGTATTAGCCATTTCCTTTTCTAAATATACATGGAGTCCAGCTTCCATTGAATCTATTGCATGACGTGCATGCCAAAAATCCGGTGTTGCAACAATCACTGAATCCAAATTTTTTTCTTTGGCAAGCATTTCCCTATAATCAATATACGGATTTGCTTCGTGGCCAAATTTTTTAAGTAATCTTGTTGCACGAGTTAAATGATAATTTTCCCAAATATCACAAACTGCTTTAAATCTAACATTTGGAATTTTTAAACAAGCATCCATCAAAACTTGTCCTTCAGCACCAGCACCAATTAACCCAACATTTATATCATTTGTTAATGATTTTTGTGCAGAAGTTTTTATATATGGCGAAACGAATAATCCAATACCAACGGCTGCTGAAGTTTTTAGAAAATCTCTGCGAGAAAATCCAGAATTTTTTTGATCCATAATTTCTATCTTAAATTGTTTTGAAAAATAATATTTGATAATTTACATTTCCCAACCGCTTGGATATTTTTTGGTCAATAATTCATTAGCTTCATCCATATTTTTAAATTGACCATTTTTACCATCATATTCTAAAATTGTATTTTTTTCTTTAAGCTTAATGGCAATATTTCCGAGCAACATTGTTTCAGTTAATTTAGAACTGTACTCAAAATCTGTTGAGCTTTTGGTGCCGTTTTTAATTGCCTCAAACCATTCTTCATAAATACCGGGTGATCTTGGTAAAGTTTTTGGGGGAATTTTAAAATCTTTCATTTCTGTTTCTGGAATTAATCTTGGGCTATCACCATATGCATCATGCATTAAAATTCCATCTGAACCGTAATAAATGCAAGAACCAATTTTTCTGCCAGGTTCTAATTCTGCTGGTCTTGGCGGTAACAATCCGCCATCATACCAAACAATTTTAACCGGAGCTCTTCCATCTTTTTCCGGGAAAGTCCATGTTACAATTGATGAAACCGGAAAAGTTTCTTCATTAAATTCTGAAGAAGTAGCTTGAATAGTATCTGGAAAATCTAAATCTAACGCCCAAAATGGTTGATCTAAAATATGTGCACCCATATCACCAAGAGCGCCGGTTCCAAAATCCCACCATCCGCGCCAATTGAAAGGATGATATGCTGGATGGTATTCTCTGTAAGGTGCAGGTCCCAACCATAAATTCCAATCCAAGTAATTTGGTAATGATGGTATTTCTTCCGGTTTTTTAATTCCTTGTGGCCAAATTGGTCTGTTTGTCCATGTATGAACTTCATGAACATCACCAATTGCACCAGCCGCAATCCATTCATTTATAAGTCTTGCACCATCTCCAGCATGTCCTTGGTTTCCCATTTGACTAACCACATTATATTTTTTTGCAGCTTCTGCAAGTTTTCTTGCTTCATAAACTGTATGTGTTAATGGTTTTTGAACGTATACATGCTTTCCTAATTGCATTGCAGTATAAGCTATTATTGCATGAGTATGATCTGGGGTACTAATTGTTAATGCATCAATATTTTTTTCTTTTTCAAGTAGTACTCTAAAATCTTTGTAGAATCTTGCATTGGGGTATTTAAGTCTTGTTTTTGAACCATTTATTTCATCTACATCACAAAGAGCAACAACATTTTGACTTTCCATTGCTTCAGCATCAGATTCACCTTTTCCGCCAATTCCAATACAAGCAATGTTTATTTTATCACTTGGTGCTATATAACCTTTACCCAATACATGTCTTGGAATAATTGTAAAAGCTGCTGTTGCCATTGCAGTTCTGCCAATAAAACTTCTGCGTGAAATTCCATTTTCGTTTTTCATTTTTACTCCTAATTAGAAGGAATTAGTATTTATTAGAAATTTTGAAATAATCAATTTTATCAACATTTGAAAATATAAAAAATGTTTGAAATTTGTTTGTGGAATATTTAAAAAATTAGTTTATTTTAAGAACAATCGTTTTACTTGCAATATAATATTTTTTCAAGTGTAGCTCAACTTTTAAGAATTATTTTTATTGGTTTGCAAAATAAATTATTTTAAAAGCACATATTTATTTTTTTCAATTTCCGGGGTAAATTATGAGTGTTAAAATTCGTTTAGGAATTATGATGTTTCTCCAATATGTTATTTGGGGAGCTTGGTATGTAACTGTTGGAAATTATATGGGTGCAATTGGAATGACATCCGTAATTCATTGGGCTTATACGGTTAGTCCAATTTCATCAATAATTTCTCCTTTCTTTTTGGGAATGGTTGCCGATAGATTTTTTGCAACTGAAAGAGTTTTAGGTGTATTACATATTATTGGGGGTATTGCTATTTTGTTAACGCCAATAGCTGCCGCTACTTCTCCAACATTGTTTATTTTGCTACTTTTAATTCACATGTTAGCATACATGCCTACAGTAGGATTAACAAATACGCTTGCCTTTGCAAATCTTACCAATCAAGAAAAAGAATTTCCAGTAATCAGAGTATTTGGAACAATAGGATGGATTGTTGCCGGTATATTTGTTAGTAAAGTATTAGGTGCAGATGAAACTTCTCTTCCATTAACAATTGCCGGAATTGTAAGTTTATTTATGGGGTTTTTTAGTTTCACACTTCCTCATACTCCACCACCTGCAAAAGGTGAAAAAACATCTTTCAGAAAAATTATTGGTATAGATGCTATAAAAAAGTTAAACACAAAATCCTTTATGATTTTTATTATAAGTTCATTTTTAATTAGTATTCCTCTTGCAGTATATTATGCTTATGCACCGGTTTACTTAAATGAAACCGGAATTCAAAATCCCGCATTTGTAATGTCATTTGGACAAATGTCCGAGGTTTTATTTATTTTAATTATGCCAATGTTGTTCCCAATTTTAGGTGTAAAAAAAATGTTGTTAACTGGAATGGGAGCTTGGGCACTAAGATATTTGTTATTTGCGTTAGGTGCTGATGACTCAATTGCATGGATGATTATTACTGGCGTCATTCTTCATGGGATTTGTTACGATTTCTTTTTTGTTGCTGGATTTATTTATGTAGATAAAACTGCACCTTCTGATATTAGAAATCAAGCACAAGGTTTTATAATTCTTGCAACTTATGGATTGGGAATGTTAATCGGTTCACAAATAGCCGGTTTGCTATTTAATAACTTAATTACTGGAAATAGTCTAATTGAATGGCAGAATTTTTGGTTTATCCCAGCAATTTTTGCAACATTAGTTATGATATTTTTCGGAATAATGTTCAAAGAAAATAAATCGTAAAAATTAAAAATATTTAAGGAAAACATATGGGGAAAAAAAGATTAGGAGTTGGTTTAATCGGTACCGGATTTATTGGAAAATTTCATATTAGATCATGGGTTTCTGTTAGAGACGGAGATATAAACGGAATTTTTGACAAAAATATTAAATCTGCAAATGAAGCTGCTGCTTTGGTTAAACAATTAAATGTTGGGGATCCTAAAGTACATAACTCAATAGCAGATTTAGTTGCTGATCCGAATATTGATGCAATCTGGATTTTAACTCCAAATTTTACTCGACTTGAAGTGATGGAAGAAATTGTTAATGCAGTTGAATCCGGGAAAGGTGAATTAATTGGAATAGCTTGTGAAAAACCACTCGGGAGAAATGTTTATGAAGCAAAAAAAATGCTTGAACTTGCACAACGAGCTAAATTATTAGATGGATATTTAGAAGATCAAATTTTTGCACCCACTTCAATTAGAGGAAAACAATTATTGTGGTCAAGAGGAGCAAATGCCGGAAGACCATATTTAGCAAGAGCTGCAGAAGAGCATAGCGGTCCGCACATGCCGTGGTTTTGGGAAGGCTCACTTCAAGGCGGTGGAGTTTTAAATGATATGATGTGTCATTCAGTAGAAGTTGCGAGGTATTTACTAACTGAACCAGGTAAACCACGCGAAAGTTTAACTCCAGTAAAGGTTACAGCACATACAGAATGTTTGAAATGGCAAATTCCAAAATATTCTGAAATATTATCAAATAATAGTAACGGAAAAGTTGATTATCAAAATCGTCCATCTGAAGATTATGCACGTTCCGTTATTGAATATAAAGATGAAAATGATAAGAAAATTATTGTTGAAACTACAACTTCTTGGTGTTTTGTCGGCGCTGGTTTAAGATTAAGTATGGAAGTACTTGGTCCAGAATATTCACTTTCTATAAACTCCCTTGATACAGATATGAAAATATTTTTGAGCAGAGATATTCAAGGAAAACAAGGTGAAGATTTGGTTGAAAAACAGAATGCCGAAGTTGGTTTAATGCCAATTGTAAGTAATGAAGAAAATGCTTATGGATATGATAATGAAAATCGTCACATGGTTCAGTCTTTCTTAAATGGTAAAAGACCGGAAGAAAATTTTAGTGATGGCGTTAATGTAACTGAATTACTTATGACTGCTTACAAAAGTGCAGAAGAAGAAAAAACAATTAAATTTCCACCTGATGATTTAGAAACTTTTATTCCAAAAGTTGCAAAAGGTGAATGGAATCCAAAATTAAAAAAATAGAATGGAGAATTTATGAAACTATTAAAGTATTTAACATTTTTGCTAATTATTTTTTCCTTTACAAATGTTTTTCCGCAGAAAAAATTAACTGATGTGAGTAAAGAAATTATGAATACAAATTATTCTGAAGTAAAAATAAAAGAGATTCCAGCTGCAATGCAATGTTGGACTTTTAGAAAACTTTCATTTATGGAAACATTAGAAAAAGTAAATAATCTTGGAATAAAATATTTAGAAGCATTTCCCGGACAAAAATTTTTACCAGATAATGAGGAAAAAACTTTTGGACCCGGAATGAGCGAAGATGATATGAAATTAGCAAAGGAAAAACTTACTGAATATGGAATTACACTTCGTGCATTTGGTGTTACAAATTTTGAAAACAATGAATCAGAAGCAAGAAAGACATTTGACTTTGCAAAAAAAATGGGAATTCAAGTTATCATGCTTGAACCAAATTATGATGATTATTCCGTAATTGATAAAATGGTTAAAGAGTATAATATAAAAGTTGGAATTCATAATCATCCTCAACCATCAAAATATTGGAATCCGGAAACTGTTCTAAAAAATATATCTAAAGTTGATTCAAGAATTGGCATTTGCGGAGATACTGGTCATTGGTTAAGAAGTGGTGTAAATCCACTTGAAGCTTTAAGATTATTAAAAGGTAGAATTCATAATATTCATCTTAAAGATTTGGATAAATCTGGGGTTAAAGAAGCTGAAGATGTTCCATTTGGTTCCGGCAAAGTAAATATTCATGATATTTTAGCTGAATTAACTTTGCAAAATTATAAAGGAACTTTTTCTGTTGAACACGAAAGAGAAGATGAGCAACCGGATCCAAGCTCATCAATAAAAAAAGGTTTGGATTATGTTAATAGCATTACTTATTACAAAGGTTTTACTGAAGTTTTAGGTTCATTTGATAATGGTAAATTTCATAAACACGGTTGGAATCATTACGGTCCCGGTTATTTTGAGTTAGATGAAAATACTGGTGTGTTGACTTCAAGCGGTGGAATGGGATTGTTTTGGTACAGCGTTAAAAAGTTTGATAATTTTATTCTTGATTTAGAATATAAATGTTTAGCCCCACAAACTAACTCCGGTGTTTTTGTGAGAGTTCCGGAAATACTGACTAGTGATGATTACATTTATCATTCGTTTGAAATTCAAATTGATGACGATGCAGATCCATCTCATAAAACCGGATCAGTTTACGATGCTGAACCTGCGAAAGTAGATGCAACTAAAAAGACAGGAGAATGGAATCATTACAGAATTACATTTAATGGTGATAATATAAAAGTAGAATTAAATGGAAAACTTGTAAATGATTGGAATGCAGAACCACGTGGAAAAATAAAAGATTTTGCTTCAAGTGGATATTTTGGATTACAAAATCATGATAGCAATGCAAAAGTTTGTTTCAGAAATATTTTTGTAAAAGAATTATAAATATTACATTTCAGAAAAGATCCAATTTAATTTTAAGTTGGATCTTTTTTCAATTTCTCAATATCTCTCAGTTCATTTTCTGTTAAAAATTAAGTATAAAAAAATAATTTTCTATTGTCTAATTAATCTTGTAAAAGCCGATATTAATTTCTAATTTAAGTTAGGAAATCGATTGACTAATCTAAAAATGCAATATTGAATTCTTTGATAATTTCTTAGAAATCGATTATTCACTATTTGAAATTCAAAATTTATTGACACAAATTATGGATGAAAGTAAAATTGTTGAAAAGTTAAAATCCGGTTCAAGAATTTATGGTACTTCAATAGTCGCTACTTCATCACTTTGGCCAGAACTTATAAAAAATGCAAATTTAGATTTTATATTTATTGATACCGAACATATTCCTCACGGAAGAGAAACGGTTTCAAATTTGTGTAAAATTTATTCTGCACTCAACATTCTCCCTATTGTTAGAATTTCTTCACCTGATCCTTATTCAGCTTGTATGACTTTGGATGGCGGTGCAAGTGCAGTTTTGGCTCCGTATATTGAATCAGAAGATCAAGTGAAAAAATTAGTTGGTGCAGTAAAATTTAGACCTCTTAAAGGTGAATTGTTAAATGCCATTTTAAATAATCAAGAATCAATATCTCCCAAACTTGATGCATATATAAAAAATAGGTGTAGAAACAATTTACTTTTTCTAAATATCGAAAGTGTTCCAGCAATTAATAATCTTGAAACGATTTTAAGTGTTAATGGAATTGACGGAATTATTATTGGTCCGCATGATCTTTCATGTAGTTTGGAAATCCCCGAAGAGTATGATAATTCCTTATTTGAACAAAATGTTAAAACTATAATTCACAAGTGCAGAAATAGAAATATATCCGTTGGAATTCATCTTTCCGAAGAACCGGAATATCAGATAAAATGGGCAAAAGAAGGAGCAAATATTATTTTGCATAGTTCTGATATGACGATGTTTTATCGTAAACTTAAATCGGATTTTTATAAAATCAAAACTGAATTAAACGAATATCCAAATCACATAAATGATAATTCTATAATAATTTAAGGACATTATGAAAATTATTTTTTGCGTTTTAATAAGTTCAATACTTTCATTTTCACAAATAAAAAATTCTGACATTTTTAAGCAAGAAGTTGCAACAATTTACGCTCCCAAAGAAGGTTTACCTGAAGAGGATTTTATAAAAATAGTTATTAATGAAAATAAAAATATTTCTGCATTTTCAAATAATGACGAATTTATATTTGATGGAAAAGTTTGGAGTCAGTCGAAAAATAAATCGAAATTAATTGATACAGATGCAACAAAAAAAATACAAAATTTTAATGAACCAATATTTGCACAAGTAAAATTTAATAGCAGAGAATTTGTTGGTACAAAAAATGGATTATTTGTAAAACCGAATTTAGATTCTGAGTGGAAAGAAATATTTCCGAATGATGAAAAGTACAGTTGGAAATTAACAAATGTAAAAGTATTAATTGTTGATTCGAAAAACAGACTATGGTTTGGATCAAACGAAGGTGTGGGATTTTTAGAAAATAATAAATGGAAATTATTTACCGGAAAAGAAGGTTTGCCATATAAAAATTTTACATGTATTTCAAAAACGAATAACGGTGAAATTTGGTTTGGAACAGATAAAGGTGCTTTTAGGACAGATGGTGAAAAGTTTTTTTATCGATTTAGCAGAAGATGGCTAGCTGATGATTTTGTAAATGATATTGCAGTTCAAAATGATAGCATAATTTGGTTTGCAACAAGAAAAGGTGTAAGCAAAATTGAGTTGAAAGATTTTTCTTATGAAAATAAAGCTGATTATTTTACTGCTCAAGTTGAGGAAAGACATAATAGAATGGGATTTATTGCCCAGAACAAACTTGAAAATAGATTCGATAAAACAACTTGGAAACATGATATTTCAGATAATGATGGAATGTATACTGCAATGTACGGAGCTGCACAAGCTTTCAAATACGCTGTTACAAAAAATCCAGAAGCAAAGAAATTAGCAAAAAGAAGTTTTGAAGCTTGTAAATGGTTAGTTGAAATAACACACGAAGAAGGTTTTCCAGCAAGAGTAATTATTCCAATTGATTGGTATGAACCAGTCAACGAACAATATAGTCATGAATATAATTTAAAAAAACAGCAAGAAGATCCATTCTGGAAAGACATTATTCCAAGATTTCCTAAAAGTAAGGATGGAAAATATTTATGGAAATGTGATACAAGTTCGGATGAACTAACTGGTCATTATTTTTTCTATGCAATTTATTATGATCTTGTAGCAGAAACTGATGAAGAAAAAAATCAAGTTAAGAAAGTTGTTGCGGCAATTACGGATCATATAATTCGTCATGGATTTAAACTTGTTGATCACGATGGAAAACCAACAAGATGGGGAAATTTTTCTCCGGAATATTTTAATTCAATTTGGGGTTGGGATCAACGCGGACTAAACTCGATGATTATGCTTTCTTTTCTAAATGTTGCAAATCATGTTACTGGAGATGGAAAATATCTTAAAACTGCAAAAATGTTGTGTGATAAACATTATTATCATATAAATGCAATGCAATCTAAAATGTTCTTTCCGCCGGAAGATGTTGTGCCTTGGGATAATAATCTCTGTTTGATGAGCATGTACGGATTACTGAATTATGAAAAAGATCCCGAATTAATTTTAATGTATAGAGAAAGTTTTGAAAATTCTTGGCTTCATATTAGTAAACAAAAAAGTGCATTTTGGAATACACTATACTATGCAATGGCCAAAAAGTTTAATGATTTAGTTGATACAAAAATTTATGAAACTGGTAAAATATTTTCGGAAGCTGGACAATATTCTAAATATACAGCTGAAAAATTTTACATGAATGAGTTTTCTTCAAATGATATTATGGAAACATTACAAAGACTTCCGCTTGATTTAATTGGTTACCAAATGGATAATAGACATAGACTAGACATTCAATTTGATTTAACACCAGGACAAATTGTGAATGAAGGATGGCGGCCAATCGATCCTATAAGAAGTGAAAATGTTTTTGAATACGCAAAAGTACATGACTTAAAAGTTGGTTGGAGTGTAGTTGATGGCAAAGCTTTACCAATTGATGAAAGATGTCATGTTAGATTAGATCGTGATGGATTTGTAATTGATTCAAATGAAGGAAATGGTTTTACAGAAAATGAAGGAACAATTTACCTTCTTCCATATTACATGGCAAGATTTCACAAACTTATAAATTAGAAAATTAATTAACTAGGTTCCCAAATGAAAAGTAAAATTTGGATTCTATATTTTTTATTTATCGCAATAAATTTTGCTCAACAAGAAAATCTTTGTGTTGGTAATTATTGGACGGAAGATGAAGCAAATTTAAAAATGAAAGAATTTTTATCTCAGTGGAATGATTTAAAATCTTGGGAAGAGCGTGCTGATAAAATTAGAAAAAATATAATCGATGGAATGAAATTAAATCAAATGCCCAAAATTATTGGAAATTTTAATCCAATAATTAGAGATGCAAAAATTATGGATGGTTATATTGTAGAAAATATTGCAATTGAAAGTTTCCCCGGATTTTACATTACTGGAAATTTATATAAACCTCTTAATCCTAAAGAAAAAAATGCAGCAATTCTTTGTCCGCACGGACATACAGAAGAAAAAAGATTTAAAGATGTTGTGCAATATCGCTGTGCAGTATTAGCAAAAATGGGTGCAAT
The nucleotide sequence above comes from Ignavibacteriota bacterium. Encoded proteins:
- a CDS encoding DUF1080 domain-containing protein → MKLLKYLTFLLIIFSFTNVFPQKKLTDVSKEIMNTNYSEVKIKEIPAAMQCWTFRKLSFMETLEKVNNLGIKYLEAFPGQKFLPDNEEKTFGPGMSEDDMKLAKEKLTEYGITLRAFGVTNFENNESEARKTFDFAKKMGIQVIMLEPNYDDYSVIDKMVKEYNIKVGIHNHPQPSKYWNPETVLKNISKVDSRIGICGDTGHWLRSGVNPLEALRLLKGRIHNIHLKDLDKSGVKEAEDVPFGSGKVNIHDILAELTLQNYKGTFSVEHEREDEQPDPSSSIKKGLDYVNSITYYKGFTEVLGSFDNGKFHKHGWNHYGPGYFELDENTGVLTSSGGMGLFWYSVKKFDNFILDLEYKCLAPQTNSGVFVRVPEILTSDDYIYHSFEIQIDDDADPSHKTGSVYDAEPAKVDATKKTGEWNHYRITFNGDNIKVELNGKLVNDWNAEPRGKIKDFASSGYFGLQNHDSNAKVCFRNIFVKEL
- a CDS encoding Gfo/Idh/MocA family oxidoreductase, with translation MGKKRLGVGLIGTGFIGKFHIRSWVSVRDGDINGIFDKNIKSANEAAALVKQLNVGDPKVHNSIADLVADPNIDAIWILTPNFTRLEVMEEIVNAVESGKGELIGIACEKPLGRNVYEAKKMLELAQRAKLLDGYLEDQIFAPTSIRGKQLLWSRGANAGRPYLARAAEEHSGPHMPWFWEGSLQGGGVLNDMMCHSVEVARYLLTEPGKPRESLTPVKVTAHTECLKWQIPKYSEILSNNSNGKVDYQNRPSEDYARSVIEYKDENDKKIIVETTTSWCFVGAGLRLSMEVLGPEYSLSINSLDTDMKIFLSRDIQGKQGEDLVEKQNAEVGLMPIVSNEENAYGYDNENRHMVQSFLNGKRPEENFSDGVNVTELLMTAYKSAEEEKTIKFPPDDLETFIPKVAKGEWNPKLKK
- a CDS encoding Gfo/Idh/MocA family oxidoreductase — translated: MDQKNSGFSRRDFLKTSAAVGIGLFVSPYIKTSAQKSLTNDINVGLIGAGAEGQVLMDACLKIPNVRFKAVCDIWENYHLTRATRLLKKFGHEANPYIDYREMLAKEKNLDSVIVATPDFWHARHAIDSMEAGLHVYLEKEMANTLEGARQIVHAQKRTGKIVQVGHQRRSNPYYLHSYNNLIKDAKLLGKITTVNGQWNRSVQPDNGWPQKFPIPQHILSKYGYKNMQEHRNWRWYKKLGGGPIVDLGSHQIDIYTWFIGVPPTSVMASGGTDYYEKSTHEWYDTVLATFKYNTPSGIVRAFYQTITTNSNQGYFETFMGDQGALTISESAGRVGVYKEANAPLWDQWVTKRFLDAPKEEPKKENTAAILDVRETAAPPKYSLPIQFNDPYHKPHLENFFNTIRGKDTLNCPVEVGYETAVAVLKVNDAIQAKREINFNPSEFKI
- a CDS encoding MFS transporter, with product MSVKIRLGIMMFLQYVIWGAWYVTVGNYMGAIGMTSVIHWAYTVSPISSIISPFFLGMVADRFFATERVLGVLHIIGGIAILLTPIAAATSPTLFILLLLIHMLAYMPTVGLTNTLAFANLTNQEKEFPVIRVFGTIGWIVAGIFVSKVLGADETSLPLTIAGIVSLFMGFFSFTLPHTPPPAKGEKTSFRKIIGIDAIKKLNTKSFMIFIISSFLISIPLAVYYAYAPVYLNETGIQNPAFVMSFGQMSEVLFILIMPMLFPILGVKKMLLTGMGAWALRYLLFALGADDSIAWMIITGVILHGICYDFFFVAGFIYVDKTAPSDIRNQAQGFIILATYGLGMLIGSQIAGLLFNNLITGNSLIEWQNFWFIPAIFATLVMIFFGIMFKENKS
- a CDS encoding Gfo/Idh/MocA family oxidoreductase — protein: MKNENGISRRSFIGRTAMATAAFTIIPRHVLGKGYIAPSDKINIACIGIGGKGESDAEAMESQNVVALCDVDEINGSKTRLKYPNARFYKDFRVLLEKEKNIDALTISTPDHTHAIIAYTAMQLGKHVYVQKPLTHTVYEARKLAEAAKKYNVVSQMGNQGHAGDGARLINEWIAAGAIGDVHEVHTWTNRPIWPQGIKKPEEIPSLPNYLDWNLWLGPAPYREYHPAYHPFNWRGWWDFGTGALGDMGAHILDQPFWALDLDFPDTIQATSSEFNEETFPVSSIVTWTFPEKDGRAPVKIVWYDGGLLPPRPAELEPGRKIGSCIYYGSDGILMHDAYGDSPRLIPETEMKDFKIPPKTLPRSPGIYEEWFEAIKNGTKSSTDFEYSSKLTETMLLGNIAIKLKEKNTILEYDGKNGQFKNMDEANELLTKKYPSGWEM